The following are from one region of the Candidatus Obscuribacterales bacterium genome:
- a CDS encoding DUF1501 domain-containing protein gives MSHSKLFALAAQAATVKRIPGKDKILVVVQLSGGNDGLNTVVPYGLGSYYDARPQIGIKPNEVLSLNGQLGLNPNMAGMAQLFKKGKLAVIQGVGYPNANRSHFRSIEIWQTGCPDKIRDTGWLGRYLDLSSSGNNFADNLLAAVNVDPVLPKTLSANKVIVPSVASVNDFRFKVDPDYPQDRGAQISAFEDIYANFNLKRPYVDLLRKVGLEANKASDNLLAMTKNYRSPVDYPETEFARGLKFISQMITGGVNSKIYNISLNGFDTHVNQARTQARLLKNLSEGLTSFQADIEAHGVADDVLVMVFSEFGRRVAENNGRGTDHGTAEPMFVLGNGVHGGIYGDHPSLSNLDNGDLRHKVDFRSVYASVLDRWLKADSQAILGSKFDQLPFV, from the coding sequence ATGTCGCATAGCAAATTATTTGCGCTTGCAGCCCAAGCTGCCACTGTTAAACGCATACCGGGTAAAGACAAGATACTTGTTGTTGTGCAGCTCAGTGGTGGCAACGATGGTCTCAATACCGTTGTACCGTACGGACTTGGCTCTTACTATGACGCACGACCACAGATAGGCATTAAGCCAAATGAAGTATTGTCTCTTAATGGTCAACTTGGTTTAAACCCAAATATGGCCGGCATGGCTCAGCTATTCAAGAAAGGCAAACTGGCAGTAATTCAAGGTGTCGGCTACCCAAATGCGAATAGGTCACATTTTCGTTCAATTGAGATTTGGCAGACAGGTTGCCCCGATAAAATTCGCGACACAGGCTGGTTAGGTCGTTATCTTGATCTTTCATCCAGCGGCAATAACTTTGCCGACAACTTATTGGCTGCGGTGAATGTAGATCCGGTATTGCCGAAAACATTGTCCGCCAACAAAGTCATTGTGCCTTCGGTAGCCAGTGTCAATGACTTCCGCTTCAAGGTTGACCCGGATTACCCGCAAGATAGAGGTGCACAAATATCGGCGTTTGAGGACATCTATGCAAACTTCAACTTAAAAAGACCGTATGTTGATCTGTTGCGCAAGGTTGGACTGGAAGCAAATAAGGCCTCGGATAATTTGTTGGCGATGACAAAGAACTACAGAAGTCCTGTTGATTATCCGGAAACTGAGTTTGCGCGCGGTTTGAAATTCATTTCGCAGATGATTACAGGTGGCGTAAATTCAAAAATTTACAACATAAGCCTCAATGGATTTGATACGCACGTCAATCAGGCGCGCACTCAAGCTAGACTCTTGAAGAATCTGTCTGAGGGACTTACTTCATTCCAGGCTGACATAGAAGCTCATGGTGTTGCTGATGACGTACTTGTAATGGTGTTTTCTGAATTCGGTAGGCGTGTTGCTGAAAACAATGGTCGGGGCACTGACCACGGAACAGCTGAGCCGATGTTTGTACTTGGCAATGGCGTACATGGCGGGATTTATGGCGATCACCCAAGCCTATCCAATCTTGATAATGGTGATTTGAGGCACAAGGTAGACTTCCGGTCAGTGTATGCCAGTGTACTCGACCGTTGGCTGAAGGCTGATAGCCAAGCCATTCTCGGCAGCAAATTTGACCAGCTTCCTTTTGTCTAG
- a CDS encoding DUF1800 domain-containing protein: MVTKNIWISHLLRRAGFGCTPKELAHYSKLGYEAVVDELIYPDAVDNSALDRVISSQEFDFTQIDDLRRWWLYRMTFTKRPLEEKMTLFWHGHFATGDNKVRNAYNMYLQNLLLRKHALGNFQDLLMGITRDPAMIVYLDNQQNRRGKPNENYAREVMELFTMGIGNYSERDVKEAARAFTGWHTRQASFFFNTRQHDYGDKNVLGVHGDLDGSDVVRLLAARPSTARYIAKKLITFFAYDNPDPQVVEEIASVYVTNKFKIKPMLKAIFKHPTFLSEKAYHAKVKSPVELVVGTLKHLEMQNLDADLPTIMSRMGQNIFNPPSVKGWDGGAAWVSTDSMMERFNFAARATAQKFDELHYYASPSELVYKQNIRNAGQLVDYFLNLLVEGDVPPETRRRLITYVSSDLTGKQVSALADDRTLDAKLRGLVHLIMTSPAYQLA; this comes from the coding sequence ATGGTGACAAAAAATATTTGGATAAGCCATCTTTTACGCCGCGCAGGATTTGGATGCACGCCGAAAGAACTTGCTCACTACTCAAAACTTGGCTATGAAGCAGTTGTAGACGAACTCATCTATCCGGATGCCGTAGACAATTCAGCTTTGGATAGGGTTATTAGTTCACAGGAGTTCGACTTCACGCAAATTGACGATTTGCGCCGCTGGTGGCTTTACCGCATGACCTTTACAAAAAGGCCGTTAGAGGAAAAAATGACACTTTTCTGGCATGGTCATTTTGCCACAGGCGATAACAAAGTGCGTAACGCCTACAATATGTATTTGCAGAATTTGCTTTTGAGGAAACATGCGCTTGGTAATTTTCAAGACTTACTAATGGGAATTACTCGTGATCCGGCAATGATTGTTTATTTGGACAATCAACAAAATCGGCGTGGTAAACCCAATGAGAATTATGCTCGAGAAGTGATGGAACTTTTCACGATGGGCATAGGCAATTACAGTGAGCGTGATGTTAAGGAAGCAGCGCGAGCTTTCACCGGCTGGCATACAAGACAAGCAAGCTTTTTCTTCAATACAAGACAACACGACTACGGAGATAAAAATGTCCTTGGCGTGCATGGTGATTTAGATGGCAGCGATGTCGTGAGATTACTTGCTGCTCGACCCAGCACGGCACGATATATTGCAAAGAAATTAATTACGTTTTTTGCATACGACAATCCTGATCCGCAGGTTGTCGAAGAAATTGCTTCTGTTTATGTGACCAACAAATTCAAGATAAAGCCCATGCTCAAGGCTATTTTTAAGCACCCGACTTTCTTAAGTGAAAAGGCATACCATGCCAAAGTGAAGTCTCCTGTCGAACTTGTAGTCGGCACGCTAAAGCATTTGGAAATGCAAAACTTAGATGCAGATCTGCCTACGATAATGTCCAGAATGGGACAAAATATTTTCAATCCACCGTCTGTGAAAGGTTGGGATGGTGGTGCTGCCTGGGTCTCGACAGACAGCATGATGGAACGCTTTAATTTTGCTGCGCGGGCCACAGCCCAGAAATTCGATGAGTTGCACTATTACGCAAGTCCATCTGAGCTTGTCTACAAACAAAACATACGAAATGCCGGCCAATTAGTAGATTACTTTCTTAATTTGCTAGTAGAAGGAGACGTGCCGCCGGAGACTCGCCGGCGTTTAATAACTTACGTTTCCTCAGATTTAACCGGCAAACAAGTATCAGCTTTAGCCGATGATCGCACTTTAGATGCTAAATTGAGGGGGTTGGTCCATTTGATCATGACAAGTCCCGCTTACCAATTAGCCTGA